One Streptomyces hundungensis DNA segment encodes these proteins:
- a CDS encoding molybdopterin-dependent oxidoreductase encodes MLGLGVAGVASARYVQGGLESFLGAAADKDPTGLTNLLPNGGGFRYYSVASSVPDKSAADYRLTVDGLVTRPATYTLDALRALPQTRLVRDVQCVTGWRVPGTPFAGVQLSRLLDAAGVRPGAGAVRFTCFDGAYSESLTLEQARRDDVLIALSMQDKPVSHAHGGPVRLYVAPMYFYKSAKWLSGITVTHTVERGFWEERGYDTDAWVGRSNGREDTPTT; translated from the coding sequence ATGCTCGGCCTCGGCGTGGCCGGGGTGGCCTCGGCGCGCTACGTCCAGGGCGGCCTCGAATCCTTCCTCGGCGCCGCCGCCGACAAGGACCCCACGGGGCTCACCAATCTGCTGCCCAACGGCGGCGGCTTCCGCTACTACTCGGTGGCCTCCTCGGTGCCGGACAAGAGCGCCGCCGACTACCGGCTCACCGTCGACGGCCTGGTCACCAGGCCGGCCACGTACACCCTGGACGCGCTGCGCGCGCTGCCGCAGACACGGCTGGTGCGCGATGTGCAGTGCGTGACCGGATGGCGGGTGCCGGGCACCCCCTTCGCGGGGGTCCAGCTGTCCCGCCTCCTGGACGCGGCGGGCGTGCGCCCGGGCGCCGGTGCGGTCCGCTTCACCTGCTTCGACGGGGCGTACAGCGAGAGCCTCACCCTCGAACAGGCGCGCCGCGACGACGTGTTGATCGCCCTGAGCATGCAGGACAAGCCGGTCAGCCACGCGCACGGCGGCCCGGTCCGGCTGTATGTGGCGCCCATGTACTTCTACAAGTCGGCGAAGTGGCTGTCCGGGATCACCGTGACCCACACGGTCGAGCGGGGCTTCTGGGAGGAGCGAGGCTATGACACCGACGCCTGGGTCGGCCGGTCCAACGGACGCGAAGACACCCCCACCACCTGA
- a CDS encoding cytochrome b/b6 domain-containing protein: MTPTPGSAGPTDAKTPPPPELPGTVRRFTPGQRWVHRATAWLMGACVVTAAILYVPQFAEAVGRRELVVRVHEICGALLPLPVLLGVASRAFRADLGRLNRFHPYDRTWLRTALRREREPRPAGKFNAGQKVYAGWIAGAALVMLGTGLLMWFTHLAPIEVRIGSTFVHDWLSLAVGVVVAGHVWMAIGDPEARRGMRTGSVERSWARREHPLWERELAEEPDPAGSGPGRT, translated from the coding sequence ATGACACCGACGCCTGGGTCGGCCGGTCCAACGGACGCGAAGACACCCCCACCACCTGAACTGCCGGGCACCGTACGGAGGTTCACGCCCGGCCAGCGCTGGGTGCACCGGGCCACGGCCTGGCTGATGGGCGCCTGCGTGGTCACCGCGGCGATCCTGTACGTCCCCCAGTTCGCCGAGGCGGTGGGCCGGCGCGAACTGGTGGTGCGGGTGCACGAGATCTGCGGGGCGCTGCTGCCCCTACCGGTCCTGCTCGGCGTGGCCTCGCGGGCGTTCCGCGCGGACCTCGGCCGTCTCAACCGCTTCCACCCCTATGACCGCACCTGGCTGCGCACCGCGCTGCGCCGGGAGCGGGAGCCGCGTCCGGCGGGCAAGTTCAACGCCGGGCAGAAGGTGTACGCGGGCTGGATCGCGGGGGCCGCCCTGGTGATGCTGGGCACCGGGCTGCTGATGTGGTTCACCCATCTCGCGCCCATCGAGGTGCGGATCGGGTCCACGTTCGTGCACGACTGGCTGTCGCTGGCCGTCGGCGTCGTCGTCGCCGGACATGTGTGGATGGCGATCGGCGACCCGGAGGCACGCCGTGGCATGCGCACCGGGTCGGTCGAGCGGTCCTGGGCGAGGCGTGAACATCCGTTGTGGGAGCGGGAGTTGGCCGAGGAGCCGGACCCGGCCGGTTCGGGGCCCGGCCGCACCTAG
- a CDS encoding gluconate:H+ symporter: MTRLSVEFLAADATQPITSAGNAQLGIAVLAGIAVIVLLITRFKLHAFLALTIGSLALGAFAGAPLDKTITSFTSGLGSTVAGVGVLIALGAILGKLLADSGGADQIVDTILAKAGKSGGRAMPWAMVAIASIIGLPLFFEVGIVLLIPVVLLVAKRGNYSLMRIGIPALAGLSVMHGLIPPHPGPLVAIDAIGANLGVTLALGVVVAVPTVIIAGPLFSRYAARWVDIPAPDRMVPARPSEDLQKRPSFGATLATVLLPVVLMLAKALVDIVVDDPKNHLQRVTDVVGSPLIALLAAVLVALFTLGRAAGFTKERISTTVEKSLAPIAGILLIVGAGGGFKQTLIDVGVGRMILDFSKGWAIPSLLLAWLIAVAIRLATGSATVATISAAGLVAPLAADMSTAHTALLVLAVGAGSLFFSHVNDAGFWLVKEYFGMDVGQTVKTWSVMETIISVVALGFVLLLSLVV; encoded by the coding sequence GTGACCAGACTCAGCGTCGAGTTCCTGGCAGCGGACGCCACGCAGCCGATCACCTCGGCCGGCAACGCCCAGTTGGGCATCGCCGTACTCGCGGGCATCGCCGTCATCGTCCTGCTCATCACCCGCTTCAAGCTGCACGCCTTCCTGGCCCTGACCATCGGCTCGCTGGCACTCGGCGCCTTCGCGGGCGCCCCGCTCGACAAGACCATCACCAGCTTCACCTCCGGGCTGGGCAGCACGGTCGCCGGAGTGGGCGTATTGATCGCGCTCGGTGCGATCCTCGGCAAGCTGCTCGCCGACTCCGGCGGCGCCGACCAGATCGTCGACACCATCTTGGCGAAGGCCGGCAAGTCCGGCGGGCGGGCGATGCCCTGGGCGATGGTGGCCATCGCCTCGATCATCGGGCTCCCGCTCTTCTTCGAGGTCGGCATCGTGCTGCTGATCCCCGTGGTGCTGCTCGTCGCCAAGCGCGGCAACTACTCGCTCATGCGGATCGGCATCCCGGCGCTGGCCGGCCTCTCCGTCATGCACGGCCTGATCCCGCCGCACCCGGGGCCGCTCGTCGCCATCGACGCGATCGGCGCCAACCTCGGAGTGACCCTCGCGCTCGGTGTCGTCGTCGCCGTCCCCACCGTGATCATCGCGGGCCCGCTGTTCTCCCGGTACGCGGCCCGCTGGGTCGACATCCCGGCTCCGGACAGGATGGTCCCCGCCCGACCGTCGGAGGATCTTCAGAAGCGGCCGAGCTTCGGCGCGACCCTCGCCACCGTGCTGCTCCCGGTCGTCCTGATGCTGGCCAAGGCGCTGGTCGACATCGTGGTCGACGACCCGAAGAACCACCTCCAGCGGGTCACCGACGTCGTCGGCTCGCCGCTCATCGCGCTGCTCGCCGCCGTCCTGGTCGCCCTCTTCACCCTGGGCCGGGCGGCCGGATTCACCAAGGAGCGGATCTCGACGACCGTCGAGAAGTCGCTCGCGCCGATCGCGGGCATCCTGCTGATCGTGGGCGCGGGCGGCGGCTTCAAGCAGACGCTGATCGATGTGGGCGTCGGCCGGATGATCCTGGACTTCTCCAAGGGCTGGGCGATCCCCTCGCTGCTCCTGGCCTGGCTGATCGCGGTGGCGATCCGGCTCGCGACGGGGTCCGCGACGGTGGCCACCATCTCCGCGGCGGGTCTGGTGGCGCCGCTGGCCGCCGACATGTCGACCGCGCACACGGCCCTGCTCGTGCTCGCCGTCGGCGCCGGTTCGCTGTTCTTCAGCCATGTGAACGACGCCGGGTTCTGGCTGGTGAAGGAGTACTTCGGGATGGACGTCGGCCAGACGGTCAAGACCTGGTCGGTGATGGAGACGATCATCTCGGTGGTGGCACTCGGCTTCGTGCTGCTGCTCTCGCTCGTCGTCTAG
- a CDS encoding gluconokinase, with translation MNSPLTIVVMGVAGTGKTTIGPLVAERLGVPYAEGDDFHPAANVAKMSAGIPLDDADRWPWLDAIGAWAHGRAGLGGVVSSSALKRSYRDRLRAAAPGVVFLHLTGERGLIERRMAERKGHFMPAALLDSQFATLQPLGPDEAGVAVDVSGTPEDIAQRAAAALRTLTI, from the coding sequence ATGAACTCCCCCCTGACCATCGTCGTGATGGGTGTCGCCGGGACCGGCAAGACCACCATCGGGCCGCTGGTCGCCGAGCGCCTCGGCGTTCCCTATGCCGAGGGCGACGACTTCCACCCCGCGGCCAACGTCGCCAAGATGTCCGCGGGCATCCCGCTGGACGACGCCGACCGGTGGCCCTGGCTCGACGCGATCGGCGCCTGGGCGCACGGCCGGGCGGGCCTGGGCGGAGTCGTCAGCAGCTCCGCGCTCAAGCGGAGCTACCGCGACCGGCTGCGCGCCGCCGCCCCCGGGGTCGTCTTCCTGCACCTCACCGGCGAGCGCGGGCTCATCGAGCGGCGGATGGCCGAGCGCAAGGGCCACTTCATGCCGGCCGCGCTGCTCGACTCGCAGTTCGCCACCCTCCAGCCGCTCGGCCCCGACGAGGCCGGCGTCGCCGTCGACGTGTCCGGCACCCCCGAGGACATCGCACAGCGGGCCGCCGCCGCCCTGCGAACGCTCACCATTTAA
- a CDS encoding FadR/GntR family transcriptional regulator — protein sequence MTTEARGLHTHVLTSLGLAITAGAYPPGSVLRTDELAQRFDVSRTVVREVVRVLESMHLVESRRRVGVTVRPAEQWNVYDPQVIRWRLAGADRPRQLRSLTVLRSAIEPVAAGLAARLATPAQCADLTEQALGMVATSRGRRLEAYLVHDVAFHRIVLNASGNEMFARLGDVVAEVLAGRTHHQVMFPDPDPAAVTLHVRVAEAIRERDAEKAERLTREIAVGALQELDVLAP from the coding sequence ATGACGACTGAGGCGCGGGGGCTCCACACGCATGTGCTCACCAGCCTGGGTCTCGCGATCACCGCGGGTGCGTACCCGCCCGGCAGCGTGCTGCGCACCGATGAACTCGCCCAGCGCTTCGACGTCTCGCGCACCGTTGTCCGGGAAGTGGTCCGGGTCCTGGAGTCCATGCATCTGGTCGAGTCCCGGCGCCGGGTCGGGGTGACGGTACGGCCGGCCGAGCAGTGGAACGTGTACGACCCCCAGGTCATCCGCTGGCGGCTCGCGGGCGCCGACCGGCCGCGCCAGCTCCGCTCGCTGACCGTGCTGCGCTCCGCGATCGAGCCGGTCGCCGCCGGGCTCGCCGCCCGGCTGGCCACCCCGGCACAGTGCGCCGACCTCACCGAGCAGGCCCTCGGGATGGTGGCCACCTCACGGGGGCGCCGGCTGGAGGCGTACCTCGTGCACGACGTCGCCTTCCACCGGATCGTGCTCAACGCCTCCGGCAACGAGATGTTCGCCCGGCTCGGGGACGTGGTCGCCGAGGTCCTCGCCGGGCGCACCCACCACCAGGTGATGTTCCCCGACCCCGATCCGGCCGCCGTCACTTTGCACGTGCGGGTGGCCGAGGCGATCCGGGAACGCGACGCCGAGAAGGCCGAGCGGCTGACCCGGGAGATCGCGGTGGGCGCCCTCCAGGAACTGGACGTCCTCGCACCCTAG
- a CDS encoding amino acid permease — protein MSDRTMPAAEPQSAPAGATPGTPHIDAGDAGYSKDLKSRHINMIAIGGAIGTGLFLGAGGRMAGAGPSLAIAYAVCGVFAFFVVRALGELVLYRPSSGAFVSYAREFMGEKGAYTAGWLYFLNWSTTAVADITAAATYAHFWAMFSDVPQWLCALVALAVVLTANLISVKYFGEMEFWFAIIKVVALVAFMLVGIYLVVTQHDVDGSTPGFANITSHGGIFPMGMLPMLLVIQGVVFAYASVELCGVAAGETENPQKILPKAINSIMWRVGVFYVGSVVLLALLLPYTEYSEGQSPFVTVLDKVGVPGAAGVMNLVVLTAALSSLNSGLYSTGRILRSMSLAGSAPKFVGVMNKGKVPYGGVLFTAFFGVLGVALNGFVPDDAFEIVLNFASIGILGTWAMIMICSLLFWRRAQEGALERPSYRLPWAPYTQIVTLVFLASVAFLMWYGGGVGRTTIYCLPIIAALLVGGWYVVRKRVVALASAK, from the coding sequence ATGAGTGACCGCACCATGCCTGCGGCCGAGCCCCAGAGTGCCCCTGCGGGGGCGACACCGGGTACCCCCCACATCGACGCCGGTGACGCCGGTTACAGCAAGGACCTCAAGTCCCGCCACATCAACATGATCGCCATCGGCGGCGCGATAGGCACCGGCCTCTTCCTCGGTGCCGGCGGCCGCATGGCAGGGGCCGGCCCCTCGCTCGCGATCGCCTACGCGGTCTGCGGCGTCTTCGCCTTCTTCGTCGTCAGGGCCCTCGGCGAGCTCGTGCTCTACCGCCCCTCCTCGGGCGCCTTCGTCTCCTACGCCCGTGAGTTCATGGGCGAGAAGGGCGCCTACACGGCGGGCTGGCTGTACTTCCTGAACTGGTCGACCACCGCCGTCGCCGACATCACCGCGGCCGCGACCTACGCCCACTTCTGGGCCATGTTCAGCGACGTACCGCAGTGGCTCTGCGCGCTCGTCGCGCTCGCCGTCGTCCTGACCGCCAACCTGATCTCGGTTAAGTACTTCGGCGAGATGGAGTTCTGGTTCGCGATCATCAAGGTCGTAGCCCTGGTCGCCTTCATGCTGGTCGGCATCTATCTGGTGGTGACCCAGCACGACGTGGACGGCTCCACCCCGGGCTTCGCCAACATCACCAGCCACGGCGGCATCTTCCCGATGGGCATGCTCCCCATGCTCCTCGTCATCCAGGGCGTCGTCTTCGCGTACGCCTCGGTCGAGCTGTGCGGTGTCGCCGCCGGCGAGACGGAGAACCCGCAGAAGATCCTGCCCAAGGCGATCAACTCGATCATGTGGCGGGTCGGCGTCTTCTACGTCGGCTCGGTGGTCCTGCTCGCGCTGCTGCTTCCGTACACCGAGTACTCCGAGGGCCAGAGCCCGTTCGTCACCGTCCTCGACAAGGTCGGCGTTCCGGGCGCGGCCGGCGTGATGAACCTCGTGGTCCTCACCGCGGCCCTCTCCAGCCTCAACTCGGGCCTGTACTCCACCGGCCGCATCCTGCGCTCGATGTCGCTCGCGGGCTCCGCGCCCAAGTTCGTCGGCGTCATGAACAAGGGCAAGGTGCCCTACGGCGGCGTCCTGTTCACCGCGTTCTTCGGTGTCCTCGGCGTCGCCCTCAACGGCTTCGTACCCGACGACGCCTTCGAGATCGTGCTGAACTTCGCCTCCATCGGCATCCTCGGCACCTGGGCGATGATCATGATCTGCTCGCTGCTGTTCTGGCGCCGCGCCCAGGAGGGAGCCCTGGAACGCCCCTCCTACCGGCTGCCCTGGGCCCCGTACACGCAGATCGTGACGCTGGTCTTCCTCGCGAGCGTCGCGTTCTTGATGTGGTACGGCGGGGGAGTGGGCCGCACCACGATCTACTGCCTGCCGATCATCGCGGCGCTGCTCGTCGGCGGCTGGTACGTCGTGCGCAAGCGGGTCGTCGCGCTCGCCTCGGCGAAGTAG